One Mycobacterium sp. SMC-4 DNA window includes the following coding sequences:
- a CDS encoding amino acid ABC transporter ATP-binding protein, with amino-acid sequence MISMKAVNKHFGALHVLQDIDLEVGKGQVVVVIGPSGSGKSTLCRAINRLETIDSGTIAIDGEVLPEEGRKLAQLRSDVGMVFQSFNLFAHKTIVENVMLGPMKVRGTAKTQAREKAMALLERVGVANQADKYPAQLSGGQQQRVAIARALAMNPKVMLFDEPTSALDPEMINEVLSVMSALATEGMTMLVVTHEMGFARRAADRVVFMSDGAIVEDAEPAEFFDNPKSDRAKDFLGKILHH; translated from the coding sequence ATGATCTCTATGAAGGCGGTCAACAAGCATTTCGGTGCACTGCACGTACTCCAAGACATCGACCTCGAGGTGGGCAAGGGTCAGGTCGTCGTGGTGATCGGTCCGTCGGGTTCAGGCAAGTCCACGCTGTGCCGGGCCATCAACCGTCTCGAGACCATCGACTCGGGCACCATCGCGATCGACGGTGAGGTACTTCCCGAGGAGGGGCGCAAACTGGCGCAACTCCGCTCCGATGTCGGCATGGTCTTTCAGTCCTTCAATTTGTTCGCTCACAAGACGATCGTCGAGAACGTCATGTTGGGCCCGATGAAGGTGCGGGGCACCGCGAAGACGCAGGCGCGCGAGAAGGCCATGGCGTTGCTCGAACGGGTGGGTGTGGCCAACCAGGCCGACAAGTATCCCGCTCAACTCTCCGGCGGGCAGCAGCAGCGGGTGGCCATCGCGCGCGCGCTGGCGATGAACCCGAAGGTGATGCTCTTCGACGAACCGACCAGCGCGCTGGACCCGGAGATGATCAACGAGGTCCTCTCGGTGATGTCGGCGCTGGCCACCGAGGGCATGACGATGCTCGTCGTCACCCACGAGATGGGGTTCGCACGACGGGCGGCCGACCGGGTGGTGTTCATGTCCGACGGCGCGATCGTCGAGGACGCCGAGCCCGCCGAGTTCTTCGACAATCCGAAGTCCGACCGGGCCAAGGACTTCCTCGGCAAGATTCTCCATCACTGA
- the miaB gene encoding tRNA (N6-isopentenyl adenosine(37)-C2)-methylthiotransferase MiaB, whose amino-acid sequence MVTQQVSAVARTPAQPRSVRTFQVRTYGCQMNVHDSERLAGLLEEAGYQRAEDGEDADIVVLNTCAVRENADNKLYGNLSHLAPRKARDPQMQIAVGGCLAQKDRDAVLNKAPWVDVVFGTHNIGSLPALLERARHNRVAQVEIVEALREFPSALPASRESSYAAWVSISVGCNNSCTFCIVPSLRGKEVDRNPRDVLSEVRSLVDQGVLEITLLGQNVNAYGVSFGDPQQPRDRGAFAKLLRSCGDIDGLERVRFTSPHPAEFTDDVIEAMAETPNVCPTLHMPLQSGSDRVLRAMRRSYRAERYLGIIERVRAAIPHAAITTDLIVGFPGETEADFQATLDVVAESRFASAFTFQYSKRPGTPAAEFDDQIPKAVVSERYQRLIALQEQISAEQNAAQVGRTVEVLVATGEGRKDSSTARLSGRARDGRLVHFAPGLLRDDIRPGDVVTTTVTGAAPHHLIADAGVVRHRRTRAGDAHAAGQRPRTGVGLGMPGIGVPVPAATTNGCAR is encoded by the coding sequence ATGGTGACGCAGCAGGTGAGCGCGGTGGCGCGGACACCCGCGCAACCGCGGAGCGTGCGCACCTTTCAGGTCCGGACCTACGGCTGCCAGATGAACGTGCACGACTCCGAGCGGCTCGCGGGCCTGCTCGAAGAGGCCGGTTACCAGCGCGCCGAGGACGGCGAGGACGCCGACATCGTGGTGCTCAACACCTGTGCGGTGCGCGAGAACGCCGACAACAAGCTCTACGGCAACCTCAGCCATCTCGCACCGCGGAAAGCGCGTGATCCACAGATGCAGATCGCCGTCGGTGGGTGCCTGGCCCAGAAGGACCGTGATGCGGTACTGAACAAGGCGCCGTGGGTCGACGTGGTCTTCGGCACCCACAACATCGGATCGTTGCCCGCGCTGCTCGAACGGGCCCGGCACAACCGGGTGGCGCAGGTCGAAATCGTAGAAGCGTTACGCGAATTCCCGTCAGCGCTGCCGGCCAGCCGCGAATCCTCCTATGCGGCGTGGGTTTCCATTTCGGTGGGGTGCAACAACAGCTGCACGTTCTGCATCGTCCCCTCGCTGCGGGGCAAGGAGGTGGATCGCAACCCCCGCGATGTGCTGTCCGAGGTTCGGTCGCTGGTCGACCAGGGGGTGTTGGAGATCACCTTGTTGGGCCAGAATGTCAACGCTTACGGCGTCTCGTTCGGTGACCCGCAGCAGCCCCGCGATCGCGGTGCGTTCGCCAAGTTGCTGCGCTCCTGCGGTGACATCGACGGACTCGAGCGGGTCCGGTTCACCTCGCCGCACCCGGCGGAATTCACCGACGACGTGATCGAGGCGATGGCAGAGACGCCCAACGTGTGTCCGACCCTGCACATGCCGCTGCAGTCGGGTTCGGACCGCGTGCTGCGTGCAATGCGGCGCTCCTACCGCGCCGAGCGCTACCTGGGCATCATCGAACGGGTGCGCGCGGCCATCCCGCACGCGGCCATCACCACCGACCTGATCGTCGGGTTCCCGGGCGAGACCGAAGCCGACTTCCAGGCCACCCTTGACGTGGTGGCGGAATCGCGATTCGCCAGTGCCTTCACTTTCCAATACTCCAAGCGGCCCGGCACCCCGGCTGCGGAGTTCGATGATCAGATTCCCAAAGCCGTTGTTTCCGAACGGTATCAGCGGTTGATCGCGTTACAGGAACAGATCTCGGCGGAGCAGAACGCAGCTCAGGTGGGTCGGACCGTGGAGGTGCTGGTCGCCACCGGCGAAGGTCGCAAAGACTCCAGTACCGCTCGCCTGTCCGGTCGGGCCCGCGACGGTCGGCTGGTGCACTTCGCGCCCGGACTCCTGCGAGACGACATTCGCCCCGGCGATGTCGTCACCACCACGGTCACCGGCGCCGCCCCGCATCACCTGATCGCCGACGCCGGCGTCGTGCGTCATCGCCGCACGCGTGCCGGTGACGCGCACGCCGCCGGGCAGCGCCCGCGAACGGGTGTAGGCCTCGGCATGCCCGGTATCGGCGTTCCGGTACCGGCCGCGACAACGAACGGATGTGCACGATGA
- a CDS encoding PGPGW domain-containing protein yields MCTMSSPNQPEGFDSYRSDIDDVERRVAGEFDAGARALVVAVLVFLVLVSLLLPHTGAARGFDVLAYTDVAEGEAVALPSRVFTVLAVVFSVGFSTLALLTRRWAIAWVALAGSAVACVIGMLAVWSRQTVAEPYPGPGIGLVLGWLAVIVLTFHWARVVWTRTALQMAAEEERRRLARENQGKGLLDLGQDRRPDSDQSG; encoded by the coding sequence ATGTGCACGATGAGCTCCCCGAACCAGCCCGAGGGGTTCGACTCCTACCGAAGCGACATCGACGACGTGGAGCGGCGGGTCGCCGGAGAGTTCGACGCCGGGGCCCGGGCGCTGGTGGTCGCGGTGCTGGTCTTCCTCGTCCTGGTGTCGCTGCTGCTGCCGCACACCGGGGCGGCGAGGGGTTTTGACGTACTCGCCTACACCGACGTGGCCGAGGGCGAAGCCGTGGCACTGCCGTCGCGGGTGTTCACCGTGCTGGCCGTGGTGTTCTCCGTCGGATTCTCCACCCTCGCGCTGCTGACCCGTCGATGGGCGATTGCCTGGGTCGCGCTGGCCGGATCCGCCGTGGCTTGTGTGATCGGGATGCTCGCGGTGTGGTCACGTCAGACGGTGGCCGAACCGTATCCGGGCCCGGGCATCGGTCTGGTTCTCGGCTGGCTGGCTGTGATCGTGTTGACCTTCCACTGGGCGCGGGTGGTGTGGACGCGCACGGCGCTGCAGATGGCCGCCGAGGAGGAGCGCCGGCGGCTGGCCAGGGAGAACCAGGGCAAGGGACTGCTGGATCTCGGACAGGATCGTCGCCCCGACTCCGACCAATCGGGTTAG
- a CDS encoding macrolide family glycosyltransferase — MSHIAVCVPVGTGHVNPTLGVAAELVARGHRVTYAATEAHAAPIADVGAGLVSYTTTLTAGSGPPQFTARDFHRAADAALVECESVLPQVLSQFRGHEPDVVLYDATMAWWGRLAAAHWEARSVACSPNLVGNRHWSMNKYVKVSPVNPGLLRVLWKAHRLARRHGLTVLNLLQSAGADAHLVFLPRAFQYAGDTFGPPYAFVGPCLTPRPSEGSWQPPPGRDVVLIALGTAYHDRTEFFRACLTAFADTPWHAVLAVGDRVDPTALGPGAPNVELHRSVPQLEVLRHAAAFVSHAGMGSTMEAVAHEVPIVAVPQMTEQQANADRIAELRLGVRLSPSAVDPTRLRSAVRDVISDARVAEALRAMRTDIDAAGGAAAAADIVDEIACGRPRD; from the coding sequence GTGAGTCACATCGCCGTGTGCGTGCCGGTGGGAACCGGCCATGTGAATCCGACGCTCGGGGTGGCCGCCGAACTGGTGGCCCGGGGTCACCGGGTCACCTATGCGGCCACCGAGGCGCACGCCGCGCCCATCGCCGATGTGGGTGCGGGTCTGGTCAGCTATACCACCACCCTGACGGCGGGTTCCGGTCCGCCGCAGTTCACTGCGCGTGACTTTCACCGTGCCGCCGACGCTGCTCTGGTCGAGTGTGAAAGCGTGCTGCCGCAGGTGCTTTCGCAGTTCCGTGGCCATGAGCCGGACGTGGTGCTCTACGACGCGACGATGGCATGGTGGGGCCGACTGGCGGCCGCACACTGGGAGGCGCGGTCAGTCGCGTGCTCACCGAACCTGGTCGGCAACCGGCACTGGTCGATGAACAAGTACGTGAAGGTCAGCCCGGTGAACCCGGGACTGTTGCGGGTGTTGTGGAAAGCCCATCGGCTGGCTCGGCGACATGGACTGACCGTTCTGAACCTGCTGCAGTCGGCCGGCGCGGACGCGCACCTGGTCTTTCTGCCGCGCGCGTTCCAGTACGCCGGGGACACCTTCGGTCCGCCGTACGCGTTTGTCGGCCCCTGCTTGACACCGCGACCCTCCGAGGGCAGCTGGCAGCCGCCGCCGGGCCGCGACGTGGTGCTCATCGCGCTGGGCACCGCCTACCACGACCGGACGGAGTTCTTCCGCGCGTGCCTGACCGCCTTCGCCGACACGCCCTGGCACGCGGTGCTGGCCGTCGGTGACCGGGTCGACCCGACCGCACTGGGGCCCGGTGCGCCCAACGTGGAGCTTCACCGGTCGGTGCCTCAGCTTGAGGTGCTGCGGCATGCCGCGGCGTTCGTCAGCCATGCCGGCATGGGCAGCACGATGGAGGCAGTCGCGCACGAAGTGCCAATCGTCGCGGTGCCGCAGATGACCGAACAGCAGGCCAACGCCGATCGCATCGCCGAACTGCGGCTGGGGGTGCGGTTGTCACCGTCGGCGGTTGATCCCACTCGGCTGCGTTCGGCGGTGCGCGACGTCATCTCCGACGCCCGCGTCGCGGAGGCGCTGCGGGCGATGCGCACCGACATCGATGCGGCGGGGGGTGCGGCCGCCGCGGCCGACATCGTCGACGAGATCGCTTGCGGCCGGCCGCGCGACTAA
- a CDS encoding DUF349 domain-containing protein, with protein MTTTEPGGARQANEQGEGPADGHEKVSAQESSTTPAPTPPPKPRPGRPVPRPAAPAKAPVVTVPTSDPHRFGRVDPDGTVWLITSSGERTIGSWQAGDPEAAFAHFGRRFDDLHTEVVLLERRLASGVGDARKIRSAATTLAESLPEAHVLGDVDSLAARLAGIVEQADHATVEEKARREEQRASQTARKEALAAEAEELAANSTQWKAAGDRLRAILDEWKTITGLDRKTDDALWKRYSAARDTFNRRRGSHFAELDRERAGAKQAKEALCGRAEELCDSTDWGPTSALFRDLLTEWKAAGRAAKDVDDALWQRFKAAQDKFFSARNAVSAQRDAEFRANAEAKEALLVEAEKIDTSDLEAARAALRTIGEKWDAIGKVPRERASELERRMRAVEKKIRDAPTGGVDPEAQARADQFRQRAEQFEAQAAKAEAAGRTKDAEKARASAEQWRQWAEAAVEALGKRRS; from the coding sequence ATGACGACCACCGAACCGGGCGGAGCACGCCAGGCCAACGAGCAGGGCGAGGGGCCTGCCGACGGGCACGAGAAGGTATCCGCACAGGAGTCGTCGACGACTCCGGCACCGACGCCGCCGCCCAAACCCCGTCCGGGTAGGCCCGTCCCCCGGCCCGCCGCCCCGGCCAAGGCACCCGTTGTCACGGTGCCGACCAGCGACCCGCATCGCTTCGGACGCGTCGACCCCGACGGCACGGTGTGGCTGATCACCTCTTCGGGTGAGCGCACCATCGGGTCATGGCAGGCCGGTGACCCCGAGGCCGCGTTCGCCCACTTCGGCCGCCGCTTCGACGACCTGCACACCGAAGTGGTGCTGCTGGAACGGCGGTTGGCTTCCGGGGTCGGCGACGCCCGCAAGATCCGGTCTGCAGCGACCACCCTGGCTGAGAGCCTGCCGGAGGCACACGTGCTCGGCGACGTGGATTCGCTGGCCGCACGATTGGCCGGCATCGTCGAGCAAGCCGACCACGCCACCGTCGAAGAGAAGGCTCGACGCGAGGAGCAACGGGCCAGCCAGACCGCACGCAAAGAGGCCCTGGCCGCTGAGGCCGAGGAGTTGGCCGCCAACTCCACGCAGTGGAAGGCAGCCGGCGACCGGCTGCGCGCCATCCTCGACGAGTGGAAGACGATCACCGGGCTGGACCGTAAGACCGACGACGCGTTGTGGAAGCGCTACTCGGCGGCCCGGGACACCTTCAATCGGCGGCGCGGGTCGCATTTCGCCGAGCTCGACCGCGAGCGTGCGGGCGCAAAACAGGCCAAGGAGGCATTGTGCGGGCGCGCCGAGGAACTGTGCGACTCCACCGATTGGGGTCCCACCTCGGCATTGTTCCGGGACCTGCTCACCGAATGGAAGGCTGCGGGGCGGGCCGCCAAAGACGTCGATGACGCCCTGTGGCAGCGGTTCAAGGCCGCCCAGGACAAGTTCTTCTCCGCCCGCAACGCGGTGTCCGCGCAACGCGACGCGGAGTTCCGCGCCAACGCCGAGGCCAAGGAGGCGCTGCTGGTCGAGGCCGAGAAGATCGACACGTCGGACCTGGAGGCTGCGCGCGCCGCGCTGCGGACCATCGGCGAGAAGTGGGACGCGATCGGCAAGGTGCCTCGGGAGCGCGCGTCGGAATTGGAGCGCCGGATGCGCGCGGTCGAGAAGAAGATCCGCGACGCCCCGACCGGCGGCGTGGACCCGGAGGCGCAGGCACGAGCCGACCAGTTCCGGCAGCGGGCCGAACAGTTCGAGGCCCAAGCCGCCAAGGCCGAAGCGGCAGGCCGCACCAAGGACGCCGAGAAGGCGCGCGCCAGCGCCGAACAGTGGCGGCAGTGGGCCGAGGCCGCCGTCGAAGCGCTGGGCAAGCGGCGCAGCTGA
- a CDS encoding DMT family transporter has translation MAKADIAVLLALAAAFFIAVGDVIHQRSAQQVTDEPVGHVALFAHLLRDRRWWLGSAVGAAGFALQAAALGLGSVLLVQALLVTSLLFALPIHARLAERRVSRFEWMWAALLAAAVIVVVTVGNPTAGQTRASGEAWLAVAAVLGPLLALCLVGARVCTGALRAVLLAVAAGSLWGVFAVLTKTVVHRLDVTSWEGLVMLVSTPELYAWVVAAVSGTVLQQAAFRAGALTASLPAMTIAEPIVACALGVVVLGETLRPGEAGWFWLVVAVAVMIVATTALARGEAATHQSA, from the coding sequence ATGGCCAAGGCGGATATTGCCGTGTTGCTCGCGCTGGCAGCCGCGTTCTTCATTGCGGTCGGCGACGTCATCCATCAGCGGTCGGCCCAGCAGGTCACCGACGAGCCGGTCGGCCACGTCGCGCTGTTCGCCCACCTGCTGCGAGATCGGCGCTGGTGGCTGGGCAGCGCGGTGGGTGCTGCCGGGTTCGCGCTACAGGCCGCCGCGCTGGGGCTGGGATCGGTGCTGCTGGTGCAGGCGCTGCTGGTCACCTCGCTGCTGTTCGCCCTGCCGATCCACGCCCGGCTGGCCGAGCGGCGGGTGTCGCGCTTTGAGTGGATGTGGGCGGCGCTGCTGGCCGCGGCGGTGATCGTCGTGGTGACCGTCGGCAACCCGACCGCAGGTCAGACACGCGCCTCGGGAGAAGCATGGCTGGCTGTGGCTGCGGTGCTGGGCCCGCTGCTGGCGCTGTGTCTGGTGGGCGCGCGGGTATGCACGGGGGCGCTGCGTGCAGTTCTGCTGGCGGTGGCGGCCGGTTCGCTGTGGGGTGTTTTCGCGGTCCTGACCAAGACGGTCGTGCACCGGCTCGACGTCACCAGCTGGGAGGGTCTGGTGATGCTGGTGAGCACACCCGAGCTCTATGCGTGGGTGGTGGCGGCGGTCAGCGGCACTGTGCTGCAGCAAGCGGCATTTCGGGCCGGGGCGCTGACCGCATCGCTGCCGGCGATGACCATCGCCGAGCCGATCGTGGCGTGCGCCCTGGGCGTCGTGGTGCTGGGCGAGACGCTGCGCCCCGGCGAGGCAGGGTGGTTCTGGCTGGTTGTCGCCGTCGCTGTGATGATCGTGGCCACGACGGCACTGGCCCGTGGGGAGGCCGCCACCCACCAGTCGGCCTGA